In Thermodesulfobacteriota bacterium, one DNA window encodes the following:
- a CDS encoding ABC transporter ATP-binding protein, producing the protein MIQLIDLTKRYSKVKALDNINLEVKSGEIFGFLGPNGAGKTTAIKIMVGLLKPTSGRVIIDGYDIITNPMEAKKVVGFIPDRPFLYEKLTGKEFLRFMAGLYSIDTNSYESKISELLELFELTPWGNELIEGYSHGMQQRLVMSSALIHNPKVIIVDEPMVGLDPKGARLVKEIFKMMSSRGTTIFMSTHTLEIAEEMCNRIAIIQEGKVIALGTMDELRNKAEYTKDQRLESVFLSLTGGEEMKGIIDVLKR; encoded by the coding sequence ATGATTCAACTCATTGACCTAACAAAGAGATACAGTAAGGTAAAAGCACTAGACAATATCAATCTGGAGGTGAAATCGGGGGAGATATTCGGGTTTCTTGGGCCTAATGGTGCAGGGAAGACTACTGCTATTAAGATAATGGTAGGGCTGCTTAAACCGACCTCCGGGAGAGTTATAATCGATGGGTACGACATTATTACAAATCCAATGGAAGCAAAGAAAGTAGTTGGTTTTATTCCAGACCGTCCCTTCCTCTATGAAAAACTGACAGGTAAAGAGTTTCTTCGCTTTATGGCAGGTCTATACAGTATTGACACAAATAGCTATGAAAGTAAAATCTCTGAACTTCTGGAACTCTTTGAACTTACTCCCTGGGGTAACGAACTGATAGAAGGGTATTCTCATGGAATGCAGCAGCGACTGGTAATGTCATCAGCCTTGATCCATAACCCTAAAGTGATAATAGTGGATGAACCTATGGTGGGGTTAGACCCTAAAGGTGCCAGATTGGTTAAAGAGATTTTCAAGATGATGTCCTCCCGGGGTACTACCATTTTTATGTCTACCCACACTCTGGAGATTGCTGAAGAGATGTGTAACAGGATAGCAATCATTCAGGAGGGTAAGGTAATTGCATTGGGGACAATGGATGAGCTTAGAAATAAAGCAGAGTATACCAAGGATCAGAGGCTGGAATCTGTCTTTCTGTCACTTACTGGTGGCGAAGAGATGAAGGGAATCATCGATGTTCTTAAGAGATAG
- a CDS encoding alpha/beta fold hydrolase codes for MKEEKVFFNSGGIKLEGILTLTKTHNPSPAVVVCHPHPQYGGNMHNNVVTGITDTLSEQGFITLRFNFRGVGNSEGTYGGGVEEVKDVEGAIDFLSEGVQNFEPLSETNGIFLVGYSFGAMVGLQVADKDDRIRAWVGISPPVAMYDFSLLKGSFKPKLLLFGDSDFACPKKEMEKLFDSLQEPKSMSVIPGADHFYWGKERTVAEHVLNFLGTSFLK; via the coding sequence ATGAAAGAGGAAAAGGTATTCTTCAATTCAGGAGGCATAAAGTTAGAGGGCATCCTCACCTTGACAAAAACCCATAACCCCTCTCCTGCGGTGGTGGTATGCCATCCTCACCCTCAATACGGTGGGAACATGCATAATAATGTCGTCACAGGCATAACAGATACCCTCTCTGAACAGGGTTTTATTACACTAAGGTTTAATTTCCGGGGGGTTGGCAATAGTGAGGGAACCTATGGTGGGGGCGTAGAAGAAGTAAAAGATGTAGAAGGGGCAATTGATTTTCTTTCTGAAGGGGTTCAAAATTTTGAACCCCTATCGGAAACCAACGGTATCTTTCTCGTAGGATATTCCTTTGGGGCAATGGTGGGCCTTCAGGTTGCTGATAAGGATGATAGAATCAGGGCTTGGGTTGGGATATCCCCTCCTGTTGCCATGTATGACTTCAGCTTGCTCAAAGGGTCTTTTAAACCTAAACTGCTACTTTTTGGAGATTCGGATTTTGCATGTCCAAAGAAAGAAATGGAAAAACTCTTTGATTCTCTACAAGAGCCAAAATCTATGAGTGTTATCCCTGGCGCTGACCACTTCTACTGGGGGAAGGAAAGGACCGTTGCGGAGCATGTATTGAATTTTCTTGGTACATCTTTTCTTAAATAA
- a CDS encoding site-2 protease family protein: protein MDQETKPKFKIAILLFVATLATTIIAGAIQQGVNPIETPFKIVKGMPFALTLIFILLSHELGHYIMSKRHNINVTLPYFIPAPSFIGTFGAFIKMKSPLVDRKTLLDIGASGPLVGTIVSIPFLIMGLKLSEVKIATEPGGAALGSSILFSLLAKLTLGSLPESYDIILHPIGFAGWIGLLVTSLNLLPVGQLDGGHVAYAIMGEKQKRLSIITVFFLFALGFFGWKGWFIWGFLLLLMGIRHPRPLDQWTPLDRRRKIIGWITLITFVLTFTPMPFRYI from the coding sequence ATGGACCAGGAAACAAAGCCTAAATTTAAGATAGCCATCCTGCTTTTTGTTGCAACTTTAGCCACAACAATAATTGCCGGGGCGATTCAACAGGGGGTAAATCCCATAGAAACCCCTTTTAAAATCGTGAAGGGCATGCCCTTTGCTTTGACATTGATATTTATTCTGCTGTCCCATGAATTGGGTCATTATATCATGTCCAAAAGACACAATATCAATGTTACCCTACCCTATTTTATCCCAGCCCCATCGTTTATTGGAACCTTCGGGGCATTTATAAAGATGAAATCACCCTTAGTGGACAGAAAGACCCTATTGGATATAGGTGCTAGCGGCCCATTGGTTGGAACTATCGTTTCCATCCCCTTTCTCATCATGGGCTTGAAGTTGTCTGAAGTAAAAATAGCAACTGAGCCTGGTGGTGCAGCCCTGGGTTCTTCGATACTTTTCTCCCTTCTTGCCAAACTCACCCTGGGTTCTCTTCCGGAAAGTTACGATATTATCTTACATCCCATAGGGTTTGCCGGATGGATAGGGTTATTGGTTACTTCACTGAACCTTCTGCCTGTAGGACAGCTTGATGGGGGACACGTAGCCTATGCAATCATGGGAGAAAAACAAAAAAGGCTTTCCATAATCACCGTTTTCTTCCTCTTTGCCCTGGGTTTCTTTGGCTGGAAGGGATGGTTTATCTGGGGGTTTTTGCTCCTGTTAATGGGGATAAGACACCCTCGTCCACTTGACCAGTGGACACCGCTGGACAGAAGAAGGAAAATTATCGGGTGGATAACCCTCATTACATTTGTTTTAACCTTTACCCCCATGCCGTTTAGGTATATTTAG
- a CDS encoding type II toxin-antitoxin system HicA family toxin, producing MTTFPSVTGVRLISALRKMGFEVLRTKGSHHFLQHPDGRCTVVPVHRGETIGRGLLAQILRDCDITREELQKML from the coding sequence ATGACTACATTCCCATCTGTTACGGGCGTCCGGCTCATTAGCGCATTAAGAAAAATGGGGTTTGAAGTTTTACGAACCAAAGGAAGTCATCACTTTCTGCAACATCCTGATGGTCGGTGCACAGTGGTTCCTGTCCATCGTGGAGAAACCATAGGAAGGGGACTTCTTGCCCAAATTTTAAGGGATTGTGATATTACACGGGAAGAATTACAAAAAATGCTTTGA
- a CDS encoding type II toxin-antitoxin system HicB family antitoxin, producing MKEFSVVIEKDEDGYFVASVPTLRGCHTQAKSLDVLMKRIKEAIELCLEVEKPTSNEFIGIQKVAVTV from the coding sequence ATGAAAGAGTTTAGTGTTGTTATTGAAAAAGATGAGGATGGTTATTTCGTTGCCTCTGTGCCAACTCTTCGAGGCTGCCATACTCAGGCAAAATCGCTTGATGTCCTGATGAAGAGGATTAAAGAAGCTATCGAACTCTGCCTTGAAGTAGAGAAGCCAACATCGAATGAGTTTATCGGCATCCAAAAAGTAGCGGTAACCGTATGA
- a CDS encoding transglutaminase-like domain-containing protein translates to MKILKGYSKILAISIIAFWLVMMGLLVKRTYFNIPEFSQPPALADIDKADLILGEEWMGIYMGKDKIGYSVTNIQKGNDIYLVSERTLMRLNVMGTPQEITILTNAILGRDFSIKSFRFDLQSGVVKFHAQAKVNETEMELYIHSGGRNIRKEIPLKTTPYLPGSLRLMLLQQGLTVGKEFRVPIFDPSTMSNEDIVVKIEGKERLKIGNESILAYRLKESFRGLVVRSWISEEGKTLKEESPMGMVMVKETKEEALTKNWGRGTGTDIILSTAVPVNIRIENPKLVKYLKVRLRGIPLSDFNLTSGRQVLKGDILEITREETKTIKTYFLPLKERGFEEHLKPSHLVQSNDAKIIEEAKRIVGNEKDALKAAKRIMEWVYQSIDKKPTISIPSALEVLESKVGDCNEHTTLFTALTRAVGIPTRIITGIVLSDNNFYYHAWAEVYVGKWLSLDPTMDQFPADATHIGFVEGELDKQVEMMKVIGHLKAEILEHK, encoded by the coding sequence ATGAAAATATTAAAAGGATACTCTAAGATACTGGCCATCTCCATCATTGCCTTCTGGTTGGTAATGATGGGGCTGCTGGTCAAAAGGACATACTTTAATATCCCGGAATTCTCCCAGCCCCCGGCTCTGGCAGATATTGATAAAGCCGACCTTATCTTAGGAGAAGAATGGATGGGCATCTATATGGGTAAGGATAAGATCGGATACAGTGTCACAAATATCCAGAAGGGGAACGACATCTATCTGGTCTCAGAGAGAACCTTAATGAGGCTAAATGTGATGGGTACCCCTCAGGAGATAACAATTCTTACAAACGCTATCCTTGGCAGGGATTTTTCTATAAAATCGTTTCGTTTCGATCTTCAATCCGGCGTGGTTAAATTCCATGCCCAGGCAAAGGTTAATGAAACTGAGATGGAACTGTATATACATTCAGGAGGACGTAATATTAGAAAGGAAATCCCATTAAAAACAACCCCTTATTTGCCGGGCAGCTTAAGGCTCATGTTATTACAGCAGGGACTGACTGTCGGAAAGGAGTTTAGAGTCCCGATATTCGACCCTTCAACGATGAGCAATGAAGATATAGTTGTCAAGATTGAGGGAAAAGAAAGGCTCAAAATTGGCAATGAGAGCATTTTAGCATATCGCCTGAAAGAGTCTTTCAGAGGTTTAGTGGTTAGGTCATGGATCAGTGAAGAAGGCAAGACACTGAAAGAGGAAAGTCCTATGGGAATGGTAATGGTAAAGGAGACGAAAGAAGAGGCATTAACAAAGAACTGGGGTAGAGGCACCGGTACTGATATTATCCTGTCTACTGCCGTACCGGTAAATATCCGTATCGAAAACCCCAAACTTGTTAAGTACCTGAAGGTAAGACTCAGGGGTATTCCCCTGAGTGATTTCAACCTTACAAGTGGCAGACAGGTATTGAAAGGGGATATTCTCGAAATAACCCGAGAAGAGACCAAGACCATCAAAACATATTTTTTACCTCTAAAGGAAAGGGGATTTGAGGAGCATCTCAAACCATCCCATTTAGTTCAGAGCAACGATGCAAAGATAATAGAAGAAGCAAAGAGAATAGTTGGAAATGAGAAAGATGCCTTAAAGGCAGCAAAAAGAATAATGGAGTGGGTCTATCAAAGCATAGATAAGAAACCTACCATAAGTATCCCGAGCGCTCTTGAGGTACTGGAATCAAAGGTTGGAGATTGTAACGAACATACAACCCTTTTCACAGCATTGACCAGAGCAGTGGGGATACCAACCAGGATCATTACAGGCATTGTTTTATCCGATAATAATTTTTATTATCACGCATGGGCAGAAGTATATGTAGGAAAGTGGCTGTCCCTTGACCCAACTATGGACCAATTCCCTGCAGATGCCACCCATATAGGATTTGTAGAGGGTGAACTCGATAAACAGGTTGAGATGATGAAGGTGATCGGGCATCTAAAGGCAGAAATTCTGGAGCACAAATGA
- a CDS encoding type II toxin-antitoxin system PemK/MazF family toxin, with translation MTPIEVKRGEIYYANLDPVLGSETGKTRPVLIIQNDIGNTYSPTTIVAIITEYSQKKASYPICVAVPKSENLRKDSIVNLSQIRTIDKNRLSATRLAVLSPKLMERVDDALRHSLAL, from the coding sequence ATGACACCGATAGAAGTTAAACGCGGTGAAATCTACTATGCCAACCTCGACCCGGTTCTGGGAAGCGAAACAGGCAAAACCCGACCTGTGCTCATCATTCAAAATGACATAGGCAACACATACTCCCCAACCACAATCGTGGCAATTATTACCGAATATTCGCAAAAGAAGGCGTCGTATCCGATCTGTGTGGCCGTTCCCAAATCCGAAAACCTGAGAAAAGATTCTATAGTGAATTTGTCCCAGATCAGGACCATTGATAAAAACCGCCTGTCGGCGACAAGGCTTGCTGTTCTTTCCCCCAAGTTGATGGAAAGAGTCGATGACGCATTGAGGCACAGTCTTGCCCTCTGA